AGTGGCGACGAGTTCACCGCAACCCTCATGAGAGCTCCTCCAAAACCTTGATGTCGTTCTCAAGCTCCTCCTCATCGTAATGGATTCCCTTGCCTTCCCTGGCAAGAATCTCAATGAACTCCCACTTACTCACTCCAGCGAGTCTCCTCGCCTGCCCGAAGGATAGTATACCCTTCTCGTAGAGCCTTACGGCCAGCTCGACCTTGACCCTTTTCTCAACTTCATCCTCAGGTATCTTCATCAT
The window above is part of the Thermococcus sp. genome. Proteins encoded here:
- a CDS encoding UPF0175 family protein produces the protein MGKKIVVELPEMMKIPEDEVEKRVKVELAVRLYEKGILSFGQARRLAGVSKWEFIEILAREGKGIHYDEEELENDIKVLEELS